One part of the Ornithodoros turicata isolate Travis chromosome 2, ASM3712646v1, whole genome shotgun sequence genome encodes these proteins:
- the LOC135385422 gene encoding NAD(P)H-hydrate epimerase isoform X2 produces MHLWRAIKSQKVVCAKHTALNGVVQFVSRNLCKMVKYLSQEEMAKIDQELVSEYAYSIDQLMELAGLSVATAVAKSYPRNTLTKDGTVLVCCGPGNNGGDGLVCARHLKFFGYKPSVFYPKQNHKPLFENLTKQCQEMEVPFLSFLPDAQLISDSYNLVVDALFGFSFRPPVRPEFVDVMEKIKKVKIPIVSVDVPSGWDVESGGDADSMQPECLVSLTAPKRCARLFKGRYHWLGGRFVPLALAAKYELNLPPYPGTEPCVLLTAPPS; encoded by the exons ATGCATTTGTGGCGAGCTATTAAATCCCAGAAAGTGGTTTGTGCAAAGCACACAGCTTTGAACGGCGTCGTACAGTTCGTGTCGCGTAATTTGTGCAAAATGGTGAAATACTTGAG CCAAGAAGAAATGGCGAAGATCGACCAAGAGCTGGTGAGTGAGTACGCTTACAGCATAGACCAACTGATGGAGCTGGCAGGGCTAAGCGTTGCAACAGCCGTGGCAAAGAGCTACCCTCGCAATACTCTCACCAAGGATGGCACTGTGCTTGTCTGCTGCGGACCTGGAAACAACGGTGGAGACGGCCTTGTTTGTGCACGTCATCTGAAATTCTTT GGCTACAAGCCTTCAGTTTTCTACCCAAAGCAGAATCACAAGCCTCTGTTTGAGAACCTGACAAAGCAATGCCAAGAAATGGAGGTCCCATTCCTGTCATTCTTGCCAGATGCCCAGCTCATCAGTGACTCATACAATCTGGTAGTGGATGCCCTTTTTGGATTCAGCTTCCGTCCTCCAGTGCGTCCAGAGTTTGTAGATGTCATGGAGAAGATAAAGAAGGTCAAGATCCCCATTGTCAGCGTAGACGTTCCGTCGG GCTGGGATGTTGAGAGCGGTGGAGATGCAGACTCAATGCAGCCAGAGTGCCTGGTGTCCTTAACAGCACCAAAACGTTGCGCGCGTCTCTTCAAGGGTCGCTACCATTGGCTAGGAGGCCGCTTTGTGCCCCTGGCACTAGCAGCAAAATATGAACTCAACTTGCCACCGTACCCAGGCACGGAGCCATGTGTTCTTCTGACAGCTCCACCATCCTGA
- the LOC135385422 gene encoding NAD(P)H-hydrate epimerase isoform X1: MEKSEKKPMRFSFRRRPKSVSVDRSDPHCADISQYLEKLNYVSQEEMAKIDQELVSEYAYSIDQLMELAGLSVATAVAKSYPRNTLTKDGTVLVCCGPGNNGGDGLVCARHLKFFGYKPSVFYPKQNHKPLFENLTKQCQEMEVPFLSFLPDAQLISDSYNLVVDALFGFSFRPPVRPEFVDVMEKIKKVKIPIVSVDVPSGWDVESGGDADSMQPECLVSLTAPKRCARLFKGRYHWLGGRFVPLALAAKYELNLPPYPGTEPCVLLTAPPS; this comes from the exons ATGGAAAAAAGTGAAAAGAAGCCTATGCGTTTCTCGTTCCGACGTCGGCCGAAAAGTGTCAGCGTCGACAGGAGTGATCCGCACTGCGCCGATATATCGCAGTATCTGGAGAAACTCAACTATGTCAG CCAAGAAGAAATGGCGAAGATCGACCAAGAGCTGGTGAGTGAGTACGCTTACAGCATAGACCAACTGATGGAGCTGGCAGGGCTAAGCGTTGCAACAGCCGTGGCAAAGAGCTACCCTCGCAATACTCTCACCAAGGATGGCACTGTGCTTGTCTGCTGCGGACCTGGAAACAACGGTGGAGACGGCCTTGTTTGTGCACGTCATCTGAAATTCTTT GGCTACAAGCCTTCAGTTTTCTACCCAAAGCAGAATCACAAGCCTCTGTTTGAGAACCTGACAAAGCAATGCCAAGAAATGGAGGTCCCATTCCTGTCATTCTTGCCAGATGCCCAGCTCATCAGTGACTCATACAATCTGGTAGTGGATGCCCTTTTTGGATTCAGCTTCCGTCCTCCAGTGCGTCCAGAGTTTGTAGATGTCATGGAGAAGATAAAGAAGGTCAAGATCCCCATTGTCAGCGTAGACGTTCCGTCGG GCTGGGATGTTGAGAGCGGTGGAGATGCAGACTCAATGCAGCCAGAGTGCCTGGTGTCCTTAACAGCACCAAAACGTTGCGCGCGTCTCTTCAAGGGTCGCTACCATTGGCTAGGAGGCCGCTTTGTGCCCCTGGCACTAGCAGCAAAATATGAACTCAACTTGCCACCGTACCCAGGCACGGAGCCATGTGTTCTTCTGACAGCTCCACCATCCTGA